In the Balaenoptera acutorostrata chromosome 7, mBalAcu1.1, whole genome shotgun sequence genome, one interval contains:
- the TRA2A gene encoding transformer-2 protein homolog alpha produces MSDVEENNFEGRESRSQSKSPTGTPARVKSESRSGSRSPSRVSKHSESHSRSRSKSRSRSRRHSHRRYTRSRSHSHSHRRRSRSRSYTPEYRRRRSRSHSPMSNRRRHTGSRANPDPNTCLGVFGLSLYTTERDLREVFSRYGPLSGVNVVYDQRTGRSRGFAFVYFERIDDSKEAMERANGMELDGRRIRVDYSITKRAHTPTPGIYMGRPTHSGGGGGGGGGGGGGGGRRRDSYYDRGYDRGYDRYEDYDYRYRRRSPSPYYSRYRSRSRSRSYSPRRY; encoded by the exons ATGAGTGATGTAGAGGAGAACAACTTCGAGGGCAGA GAGTCTCGCTCTCAGTCAAAATCTCCAACGGGAACTCCTGCTCGTGTAAAATCGGAGAGCAGGTCAGGATCTCGTAGTCCATCAAGAGTTTCCAAACACTCTGAATCCCATTCTCGATCAAGATCAAAATCCAG GTCGAGGTCAAGGAGGCATTCTCATAGACGTTACACTCGATCCAGATCCCATTCTCACTCTCATAGGAGACGATCTCGAAGTAGGTCCTATACACCAGAATACCGGCGTCGAAGGAGCCGAAGTCATTCTCCAATGTCTAACCGGAGAAGACATACAGGCAGCAGg GCAAATCCAGATCCCAACACTTGTCTAGGAGTGTTTGGCCTCAGTTTGTACACAACAGAGAGAGATCTTCGCGAAGTATTTTCTCGATATGGACCATTGAGTGGTGTCAATGTGGTTTATGACCAGCGAACTGGACGATCACGAggatttgcttttgtttatttcgAGAGAATAGATGACTCAAAGGAg GCTATGGAAAGGGCAAATGGAATGGAGCTGGATGGTAGAAGAATTCGTGTAGATTATTCTATCACCAAGAGAGCGCACACACCTACACCAGGCATATACATGGGCAGACCAACTCA TAGTGGTGGTGGAGgcggtggaggtggtggtggaggtggaggaggtggcagaCGTCGAGATTCTTACTATGATAGAGGATATGATCGTGGGTACGACAGATATGAAGACTATGATTACCGGTACAG AAGAAGATCGCCTTCTCCTTACTATAGTCGATACAGATCACGATCAAGATCTCGTTCCTACAGCCCAA GACGCTATTGA